The genome window AGAACGTGACAAAAGGCAAGCCACTGTTTTCTATTTGTTGTAGGAAAGGCGAAGTCAAATTACCAGAACCATTGCCGACTCCCGTCTATCTCCTTAATCTTTATCAAGACAAAGATCAAGGTGCAGATTTCCACAGAGGTATCAGGTTGTACAATGCTATGTTTGCGTTTACCTCTGCCGGCGGAAACGTTGACCATTCCATAAACAAAGGCAGGGGACCCTATATATATCGTTTATATGGCCAAAATCACCATGTGTTTGGTTCTTTAATTCCTGATGATGGGGACACTCCAAAGTTCTGCCAGCTCTACATATACGATACTGCAAATGAGGTTAGCAATCGTCTGCGCTGGGTTGATGTTTCTGATGAACAGCCTGTACATGCAGAGGTTTTTGATGGTCTGATGCAGATGCTTGATGATACTAATGAATTAGTGAAGAAATTCCGCACTGCACGTGATAGATGGGAGAACAATGATATCTGTGATTTGAAAGTTGAACTTAAAGTTTGTCGCGCTCAGAATGGCAGGGAGAATCATGTATCTGCATCCAATGAAGTTGCTGGTGTTATGGTTGGTTCCACCTCGAATACTACTCCCGTTCATGATATCACAATTGAGCCTAAATTTGGAAAACTTCAACGTGTTTCCTACATTCATCCCAAATTTATGGCACTTCAATACCCTCTTCTCTTCCCAAATGGTGAAGATGGTTACCATGACAAGATCCCATTTCAAAGTGCGGATTTGTCAAATTTGAAAGTGCGAGATTTTATATCAATGAAAGATTATTATGCATACCGTTTCCAAATCAGGCCTAATCATTGTAAGTTTTGTTATTACATTTCATGTGTTCACTTAAGTTATAAGATTACATGTTTTAGATTTCTTTTTTTAGGATTTATATGCAGGATTAATATATTTACGTTATTGTGAAATATGTAGCTTTGACCACGAGGTTAGGTGGTAGGCTTTTCCAACAGTATGTTGTTGATGCCTTCTCTTCAATTGAGCAAACACGTTTATATTGGTTTCGGAAAAATCAAAGAATTCTGCGCAATGAACTCTATAGTCATATTTGTGATTCTGTGCGTAAAGGTGATTTGAGTGGATCAAATGTTGGGAAAGGTGTGATCTTACCAGCTGGTTTTGTTGGATCCAAACGATACATGCAGCAGAATTTCCAGGATGCGCTGGCGGTGTGCCGCCAAGTTGGTCACCCTGATATATTTCTCACCATGACCACAAATCCTTTGTGGGACGAAATTCAGAAAATGATGCATTATCTCCTAGGTTGTAAGTCTGAGAATTCCCCAGACATCATTTCTAGAGTTTTTCGCTTTAAACTAGATCAGCTCACCAACGATATCAAGAAGAAAAGCCTATTTTGGTGTTTGTGTTGGAGGTAactgttttgtttatttttttaaaatatatttaaatcctATTTTGcttaactaattcaattttgaacAGTAATGTATGTTGTAGAGTTTCAGAAGCGTGGTCTCCCTCACGTGCATATGCTCATATGGCTTGACAGTAAATCCAAGGTTTACTTGAAAAATAATGTTGACAAATTCATCTCAGCTGAGATCCCTAATCCTATTAAAGATCCTGTTGGATATGCTGCAGTGAAGGTCTTTATGATACATGGACCTTGTGGATTGCAAAACACTAAGTCTCCTTGCATGAAAGGACTCAAATGCATCCGCCATTTTCCTAAAAAGTTAGTATTTCATGAGGCCTGCCTTTTTTCCACCTAACTGTGTTCACAAGATTGTAGCTGATTTTCTTTGTTTGTGTATCAAGTACTCGGCCAGAACAACGTTTTATGAAAGTGGATTTCCTGTTTATCGAAGAAGAAGACAGAACATAACGGTTAATGTTCGTAATGCAGAACTTGATAATCAGTGGGTGGTACCTTATAATCGAGATTTATTGGTCAAGTATCAGTGTCACATGCATATCAAGATTTGTTGCCATGCGCGAAGCTTGAAATACCTCTTCAAGTATTGCTTGAAAGGGCATGATACTACAACTGTACATGTCACTGGAAAGAAGAAAAGAGCTTCAAACCAGGATCCAGATAAGGCTATAGATGAAATTGATGCATATTTTGATGGTCGCTACATCTGCGGTGCAAAGTCAGCCTATAAGATTTTTGGTTTTCCTATACACCATCGCACTATTTCTGTTGAGCGGCTACCATTCCATTTACCAGGCCAGAAGAGTTGCACTTTCCATTCTAATCAGCCATTAGACAAGGTTGCTGATCGTGAGAAGAATAGACTGAGCAAGTTGGAGGCATTTTTCCAACTATGTACCACTAATGTCGATGCTCAAAAATACACTTATCCAGAAATTCCAGAGCATTTTGTTTGGGATGATGGTCAGAGGAAATGGAATCCAAGGAAAGAGGTTTTCAGATTGGACGTCTTTCCTACACACATCACAGTAGCGGTGAAGTATGGTTTATGCGTTTGTTGCTCACCAAAGTGCGTGGTCCTACTTCGTTTAAGAGTCTGAGAACTGTTAATGGAATCTGCTATGATTCTTTCCGTGATGCGTGCAAAGAGTATGGCTTTCTTGATGACGACAAGGAATGGCATGAAGTATTAAATCAATGTGCAAATGGTGGTTTACCTCCTCAAATCAGGCAGCTTTTTGTTCACATTATTGTTAACTGCAAGGTCACTGATTTATTTCAGTTGTGGAGTTCTAATTGGAAGCAAATGGTTGATGATACTATTTTGGAAAGAAGGCGCTTAAATAACGATGATCCCCTAATGTTGGATGACAAACAACTACAGTTTTATGCTCTTGCAAGTATTGCTCACTCATGCTTTACATTTTACTCAAAGTTATACTGTCTTTCTTATTTTATACTGTCGaatctaattatatgttttttatcTCCAGAGATCGATGACTTGCTCAGGTCAATAGGCAAATCTTTAAAGAATTTTCCTCAACTTCCTCAACCACCTGAAAACTACCTCAATCATGGTAGTAATAACCTAATTTTAGAAGAAACCAACTACAACATTAATGAGATGGAAAAAGAAAACCACAGGTTGCTTTCTACTATCAACGACGAACAGTTAAATGTGTACAACGCCATTCTAGAATCTGTTGGGAAGAACGAAGGTGGACTCTACTTTGTTCATGGCAGTGGTGGTTGTGGGAAGACCTTCCTTTGGAGAACTTTGATTTCCAAGTTAAGGTCTCAAGGAGACATTGTTCTACCGGTTGCATCTTCGGGAATCGCTGCCACGCTTATGCCAAGAGGTCGAACTGCACATTCCAGGTTTAAAATACCTATTGTCCTAGACGAACTATCTGTTTGTGCTATAGGTAATAAATCAGACATTGCTGAGTTAATTAGGCATACCAAACTTATTATTAGGGACGAGGCTCCAATGCAACATAGATTTACCTTTGAATGCTTGGATCGATCTTTGAGAGATATTATGCGGTGTGTCGATGAAAGTCGTGTCGCTCTACCTTTTGGAGGAATAACAGTTGTTCTAGGAGGTGATTTCCGTCAAATCCTTCCAGTTATACCTCATGGAGACAGAGCTGAGATATTGGCAGCATGTATCACGAGATCAAGACTTTGGAATATTTGCAAAATATTCATTCTGGAAAGGAACATGCGTCTCAACAACGGTTCGTCTCAGGCAGAAGTTGATGAACTAAATGAATTTGCCAAATGGGTACTTGCAGCAGGAGATGGCAGGTTGGAAGGTGATGAAGAAGCAAAATCTCTCTTTGTCGAGGACGGTATTCAAGTACCACTGCAGTTCTGTGACTTGGAAATTGACAACACCGTTGAGAATATGATTCACAGCATCTATCCAGATTTTGCAGACAATTCCACAAATGCCAAGTATCTCAGTGAAAGGGCCATCTTGACTCCTACAAACCAAACTGTTGGACACCTAAATTCTCTAATTGTAGATATAATACCAGGAGACGCTGCTACTTATTACAGTGTTGATAGTGCAGAAGACTTTGGCGGCACAGATGATGATTTGAAGTCTGCCTTTCCTGTTGAGTATCTGAATTCGCTTTCAGTTCCAGGGTTGCCGGCTCATGActtgaagctaaaagttggcGCAGTTGTGATGCTAATGAGGAATTTGAATCAAACTCTTGGCCTCTGCAATGGAACTAGAATGATCGTAACCAAGTGCTTGAAATTTTGTGTAGAGTGTGAGGTAATTTATGGATCATTTGCTGGAACGCGACACTTTATTCCCCGCATGGAATTAAGTCCCAGTGATTCTGTACTACCTTTCAAGCTTGTGAGGAAGCAAATGCCCCTGCAAATCTGCTACGCCATGACAATAAACAAATCTCAGGACAATCTTTGAAAACTGTTGGTTTATTTCTTCCGAAGCCGGTTTTCACGCATGGTCAGTTCTATGTAGCTGTTAGTCGTGTCACATCTCCTGCCGGTCTGAAAGTTTTTATTGACGATGATCGTGGTTTTCCTACCAGTATAACGCAAAATGTTGTTTACACAGAGGTTTTCTATGCTTTGCCTAAGTAGTTGTGTAGTTGGTTCTGTGAATGTATGTATGAGTATGcttgaatataatttataactatagttttatgaatttttgACTGCTGTTGGTTTATTGTTAGTACTGCTTATTTATGTACTGCTTCCCAGTTTGTTTATGTACTGCTTCCCAGATTGTTTAATTGAATGTGGTATCTTCCTTATGTTTCCATGTTTTCACTGCTAttgtagtgttttatattaccAAATCAtgacaataattcaaataaattagacAATTTTCAAATTCATTCAAGATATGCAATATCCAAGCATACACAAGATTTTTCACCAGGTTCAAATAAAATAAGTGCATAACAATCTTAGAATGAAAAGGAAGCTATCCAAGTACATGACAATTGAAATCACAGCATTCTTTCTAAAATTCCATTAGACAATTTTAGTGACTGCAAAGGTTGCATTTCCAGTGTATGTGAATAGCAATTTCTGGCCTTCTTCCAATGCATTGCCCAATACGAATTCATTCCATCCAACACCAAGCCGACATGTCTTTTGCCTCCTCAGAATGGCCAGTCTATAAGCTCTGGAATTCATGATTAGTGTCACTATTGTCCTTTTCTTCCAGTTCTTATAGAGTCCAAGCAGATCCCTAGGTAgaaactgaaaaaaaatatttagtctTACTCTTATACATTTTAGTTATTGTTAAACATTCAGAAAGATATTACTAACCACTCCGTGGTAGTTCTTATCAACATGTGATTTCAACAGCTCCACTGTGAAATTGTACTGTCCTTCATAATTTTCAGGGTCTGCATTTGCTTGAATAATTTGCTCTGCATCATAAATAATTATGTTGTTGAATTACATTAGTGcaaaatacataaactttgtAATCTTAATATACAAAATACCTGAGGTCTGTTGACATGGTGAATTGCCTTATGCAGTATGCGACATTCCAACATCCTCTCTCCTGCATTACAACCAGAATACTTTCCTTTTATAAAATTGTTGAAAAAAATGGGATTATTTGAAGCTAATTTGTTTGATCAATACCTTCGTTATCATCACTATCTGATATAACATATACATCTGCTGCCATATAGTTTAGAACAGACATCAAAGCTAGCTTAGACGTCAGATCATTAAATATTTCCAAACCATGTGAGTCATAGATTGAAGCATAGAATGTGGAGTCTCCAATGTAATCAAAGAACATAGTATTGTTCTCCTCAACCTCATACTTTTTCAGCAAATCCTTAAGACCAAAGATTAATTTCCCCGTCTGAGATAAGTAGCAAATACGTAAGGAAGTTCCtaccccaaaaaaaaaattgttaaaattcaACCATAGTTGCATTTatttaattaccaaatttaccAAAAGCCTTATTCAGTATGATTACCACTTCTCCCGTCAAGAGGTTCATCCAATGCAGAACCTTAAACCATTTGAGAGAACCCTTTCCCTCAACAGAACCTATTGAAGGATACAGATTTTGGCACATATAAATCCTAAATAACTTCAAGgccaaatatataaatgaagaTTGTTGTGTATTTCAAAACATTTATACGCATGAATGAGTAGATAATACCTTTTTGGTAACAATTTGTTGCCTGATTTTGGTGGTACACAGCTAGGCTGAACCTCTGATACGCGAAAGTACTGACGGCAAGACATTTGTCTCCAATGGCCAATTTACAATCTTCTACCAAATCATGCCATTCACTGTGAAAGAgcaatttcttttttttccatTTCAAATGGATTCTCCACACAGTTTTTTCAAAACCAAATTCCACCCAGTCCATTTCTTCATCCAAACCCATTTCCTCTGCTTCCTCCCTGCTAAATACCTGAAAAAGCAATTCATTACTAAAGAAGCAACCCATATAGTTGTATGGTCTAATTTTGGTATGCTGAATATACCTCTGTCCAACTTCTCCTTCCCACATGATTCTCAGTAATGACAATCTCAAGGTCTGGGTCAAATGTAGAAGCTGTACTATAAAAATAGTTAGCCattattttttctttctctAAGTCAGTGAGGTTGAAGCACGGTTTTCTCAGAACGCTGCTACTTCCCTTACGTGAATAATCCACTTCCACTGCATACTCACTAAAAATCTCAACTTCGAACTCAGTACCTCCTATGTACTTAACTATAAAAGAATACCAAGTATTTACATCATAGTATTCCATTAAACTCTCTATTCCTTCAATTGTTTCAGAGGAACTAACGTAACGAGCAATCCAAGCATTTTTCAAGGGTAAATGCAGGCCAATAACATTCAAGTTAAGCTCACAAAAAACCGCAGCAAATGCAGAGGGTATTTTCTATATGATCAAGTAAACATAGGTTCAGAAAACTAATTGGATGATTTAGTATCACAAatcatgtaaaaaaaatgaaagatttTTTTACCAAAACCCCATTGTTATTTGGCCCTTCAACTACACGACAAATGAACGACTTCTCAGTCCTTGATTTTTTCATTGATATGGACGCTGCTTGCAATAACAAATGAATGGCAATATCACTAACTACCACAGATTACAGATAAACAAAAACTGGCTTGGTTGAGTGATTACCTGTCTTGCTGTTATCGGACATCCTGTAAAATGCAAAAAATTGAACAATTAGCAGACACAAGCATGCATAGAAAACGTATGTTGGAAAATTAAGATTTCTTACCTTCGTGCTTTTGACAGAGGTTAGGGTTCTTACAGCGCGAGTAACTTCTTTCCCCTTTCTGCAATAAGACTGTTATGTTTAGTGCAATGGGTGTTACTTTACCAATTCTATTTTAAAACTCCATGCTTCCCCAACTGTTTGAATTTATGATGAGTTTATTATAGTTTAATTATACAGATCAAGTCAAGGCggtttatatttgaaaatgtcTTTTTAAAGTAAATGTACAAGCTAACCCCTATAAAATAAACTCAtcttttttaatgtttaaattatttgttattcGGAAAAGAAGATACATGCAcggttcaaaaaaaaaatttaacaatttGAAACCAAATTATGCATCAAAATACTTTTTACCCAAAAAATACTAGGTTCCATATATTTAACTGAACTAATggaactaaaattaaaaactctTGCGTTGCATTTtacattgttttcaacttttcaCAATTTTATCATTCAACTAataaaattctattatatagcgttgttataatttttaacttattgGTGCATCCTTAATACTTTGTGGTGTACATACTCTATTTCAACACAATTACAAAAGAACTCAAAGCACTTGAACTATATAAACCggaaaatttcattttttttattttaaagattaaatagatctaataaaatttattatatttgcgaaaacatattattatttattatttgttaaaagatcatagttttataatttagtatGAGGATATAAAATCTACCACTGAGCACTTTTAATCCCTGATTTATCCGAAAATCCTTGGACACCATTTCTAcgttttattatatatagttttatattctcatactgtaatttcatcatttaactattaaaattttattaaatatcattgTTATAGAATTTAACTAATTCAAACTGGCGGTGAATCCTTAATACTTTGGGCTGTACATACTCTATTTCCACACAATTAGAATAAAACTCAAAGCACTTGAACTGTATAAACcggaaatttcatttttttccctAACGATTAAATAGatcttataaaatttatttttattgcgaaaacattttattatttgtgaaaatatcatagttttatatttgatgtacacaatattatttcaaatttcactCCAAATATTCCCCGACTATATGTTAATACTATAATTCCTTTCGTACCTGAGTTTTCCAAGAATGGATTTGAAGAACAAACATTACCTAACACATAGGGAATAATGACCAAATCTACCATGTACAAGAGAATCAACTTTCAAAgaaatgtaaaattattttataattttgaaaaaagttataaaattattcaaTTATCCCTAATAAACCCTACTCTATACTACGAAGATTTGACACCAATTATAATGTTTAACCtattatcttattttataataaatgtcTTTGGCATATCTGTAAATTTGACCATCATAGAatatgattaattatatatttatcaaaatttccaAATATTTCTGTGaaagataaatattatttaaaatttcactACAAATTTCCCCGATTTTATATTAGTCCTTCATTTCCTTCTTCCGACTGTTACCAGAGTGTATTTGAAAAACAAACCTTACCTAACATTCGACGAATACTGACCAAATCTACCAtgcacaaaaatatttatatatacgtTGTTAAACTAACAACGACCCATTTCACTTTTTTCCAAATTCGATCGGCTCTTGACATCATACcaatatcatatataaaataataaaatattatttataatttgattcgAAATTTTCGCCGAATTAAAATTTCGTATCAGAGTGTTTTTTAACAACCGATTGTGGCCAGAGAGTTTTTTAACAGCAAATAGTAACTAACAGCCATTAAAGAACAGCCAATATTTAATAGTGTGTAGTTGTAATAGTTGaaaaaatatacttatattaatatgtaatacCACAGCTGTAAAGCTTTACATAAAAAGGACTAAAGGTATTATAGGCTCTACTTCAATCTTAGCCGTTGCCAAAATCTGCGTGTCTCCTTCTTACCATACCACACAAATCTCTACAAAACAGATGCTGTCCAAAACTAACACATAATACAGGAAGCAAGAGTAAATCCTAAACTAGGGAAGCCAACTACTCTCTAATTGAAGGCGATCTGAAAGCCAACTGCACCGACTGTAAGTATAAAAGTTAATTCTTTCATTCAGCTGTTTCTATTGAATTCTTCTGCCGGCGTAAATATTGTGTGTACAGATGCTTATTTACTCATCCAGCGACGTTATTATGAAGGAGTTGAACTCTACCAGCCTATAAACTCTGTGGACACAACTACTTTTGACTGGATGTGCAGAGTAAGGGTACAATCATTCTGGAAAGGGCTTAACAGAGAGAGTCAGGAATTTtggggagttaatatggtactAATAGATGATTCGGTATGCCTTTCTGAGCCtttgtttatttaattgaataatgtgtgcaaagatgaattatttaaAGATTAAGTGCGTGACATATTATGTTAATATAGAATGATAGGATACATGCTTTTGCGAATTCCAAATATTGTGATGACCTGGTGAAGGATATAAAAGAAGGAGAGGTTTATGTCATCTCGAATTTTAAAGTAAAAGATTACTTGGGAGATGAAAAATACCGCGCTGTCCGAAATAAGAAGCATATATATTTCACTGCTCACACACAGTTCAAGAAATGCACCAATGGTGGACTGCAAATTGAGAATTATGCTTTTGACTTATTTCATCTTGAAGATATTGGGAAACTTGCAGACGACAATCGATTCCTCATTGGTATGCTCTGATTAGTTTAACTTAACTAAATAAAATCAATGTCATGGTTAGTAATGCAATTAATTCGGCGAACAGATATGGTTGGCAAAGTGAAAAATGTGCAAGAACTAATCAAAATCAAGAAGAATGATGTTGAAAAAAGTCTGTTCAAGTTTGAAATTTCAAATGGGAGGTATCTTTTTTTAATACACTGTATAGTAGTAACCTGTTGCTTTGTCAATTGTGACTTaactattatttcaaaaaattgacAGCTCGAGCGTGCCTGTTACGTTTTTCGATGAGTTTGGACAATTAGTGGAGAAGCAGTTTGGCAGCTTAGACGCCAAAAATCTTTATGTTATAATATCATGTGCTAAAGTCGGACGTTATGAAGGTCATGTTTGCTATTCTATCATTTTTCCAACCTTATGGTAAAAAAACTCCTTATTAAATTAAGCGGTCTTTGCAGGTACACCGCCTTTGTCAAATTACCCAGCCACAAGAGTGTTTGTTAATCCTAAACACTATAGTGTGGCTGAGCTGAAAATGAGGTGTAGTAAATGAATTAGAGGATATTTTTTGGAGTGTTTAGTAAATTACCAGCTCTTTTAACAAATtcttataatatatcaaaattgtACAGTTGGACAGAGAAGAAAAAAGAGCCGGTTAAGCCGTCTGTTCAGGGTCTGCATTTGCTTGAATAATTTGCTCTGCATCATAAATAATTATGTTGTTGAATTACATTAGTGcaaaatacataaactttgtAATCTTAATATACAAAATACCTGAGGTCTGTTGACATGGTGAATTGCCTTATGCAGTATGCGACATTCCAACATCCTCTCTCCTGCATTACAACCAGAATACTTTCCTTTTATAAAATTGTTGAAAAAAATGGGATTATTTGAAGCTAATTTGTTTGATCAATACCTTCGTTATCATCACTATCTGATATAACATATACATCTGCTGCCATATAGTTTAGAACAGACATCAAAGCTAGCTTAGACGTCAGATCATTAAATATTTCCAAACCATGTGAGTCATAGATTGAAGCATAGAATGTGGAGTCTCCAATGTAATCAAAGAACATAGTATTGTTCTCCTCAACCTCATACTTTTTCAGCAAATCCTTAAGACCAAATATTAATTTCCCCGTCTGAGATAAGTAGCAAATACGTAAGGAAGTTCctaccccaaaaaaaaaaattgttaaaattcaACCATAGTTGCATTTatttaattaccaaatttaccAAAAGCCTTATTCAGTATGATTACCACTTCTCCCGTCAAGAGGTTCATCCAATGCAGAACCTTAAACCATTTGAGAGAACCCTTTCCCTCAACAGAACCTATTGAAGGATACAGATTTTGGCACATATAAATCCTAAATAACTTCAAGgccaaatatataaatgaagaTTGTTGTGTATTTCAAAACATTTATACGCATGAATGAGTAGATAATACCTTTTTGGTAACAATTTGTTGCCTGATTTTGGTGGTACACAGCTAGGCTGAACCTCTGATACGCGAAAGTACTGACGGCAAGACATTTGTCTCCAATGGCCAATTTACAATCTTCTACCAAATCATGCCATTCACTGTGAAAGAgcaatttcttttttttccatTTCAAATGGATTCTCCACACAGTTTTTTCAAAACCAAATTCCACCCAGTCCATTTCTTCATCCAAACCCATTTCCTCTGCTTCCTCCCTGCTAAATACCTGAAAAAGCAATTCATTACTAAAGAAGCAACCCATATAGTTGTATGGTCTAATTTTGGTATGCTGAATATACCTCTGTCCAACTTCTCCTTCCCACATGATTCTCAGTAATGACAATCTCAAGGTCTGGGTCAAATGTAGAAGCTGTACTATAAAAATAGTTAGCCattattttttctttctctAAGTCAGTGAGGTTGAAGCACGGTTTTCTCAGAACGCTGCTACTTCCCTTACGTGAATAATCCACTTCCACTGCATACTCACTAAAAATCTCAACTTCGAACTCAGTACCTCCTATGTACTTAACTATAAAAGAATACCAAGGATTTACATCATAGTATTCCATTAAACTCTCTATTCCTTCAATTGTTTCAGAGGAACTAACGTAACGAGCAATCCAAGCATTTTTCAAGGGTAAATGCAGGCCAATAACATTCAAGTTAAGCTCACAAAAAACCGCAGCAAATGCAGAGGGTATTTTCTATATGATCAAGTAAACATAGGTTCAGAAAACTAATTGGATGATTTAGTATCACAAatcatgtaaaaaaaatgaaagatttTTTTACCAAAACCCCATTGTTATTTGGCCCTTCAACTACACGACAACTGAACGACTTCTCAGTCCTTGATTTTTTCATTGATATGGACGCTGCTTGCAATAACAAATGAATGGCAATATCACTAACTACCACAGATTACAGATAAACAAAAACTGGCTTGGTTGAGTGATTACCTGTCTTGCTGTTATCGGACATCCTGTAAAATGCAAAAAATTGAACAATTAGCAGACACAAGCATGCATAGAAAACGTATGTTGGAAAATTAAGATTTCTTACCTTCGTGCTTTTGACAGAGGTTAGGGTTCTTACAGCGCGAGTAACTTCTTTCCCCTTTCTGCAATAAGACTGTTATGTTTAGTGCAATGGGTGTTACTTTACCAATTCTATTTTAAAACTCCATGCTTCCCCAACTGTTTGAATTTATGATGAGTTTATTATAGTTTAATTATACAGATCAAGTCAAGGCggtttatatttgaaaatgtcTTTTTAAAGTAAATGTACAAGCTAACCCCTATAAAATAAACTCAtcttttttaatgtttaaattatttgttattcGGAAAAGAAGATACATGCAcggttcaaaaaaaaaatttaacaatttGAAACCAAATTATGCATCAAAATACTTTTTACCCAAAAAATACTAGGTTCCATATATTTAACTGAACTAATggaactaaaattaaaaactctTGCGTTGCATTTtacattgttttcaacttttcaCAATTTTATCATTCAACTAataaaattctattatatagcgttgttataatttttatcttattGGTGCATCCTTAATACTTTGTGGTGTACATACTCTATTTCAACACAATTACAAAAGAACTCAAAGCACTTGAACTATATAAACCggaaaatttcattttttttattttaacgaTTAAATAGatctaataaaatttattatatttgcgaaaacatattattatttattatttgttaaaagatcatagttttataatttagtatGAGGATATAAAATCTACCACTGAGCACTTTTAATCCCTGATTTATCCGAAAATCCTTGGACACCATTTCTAcgttttattatatatagttttatattctcatactgtaatttcatcatttaactattaaaattttattaaatatcattgTTATAGAATTTAACTAATTCAAACTGGCGGTGAATCCTTAATACTTTGGGCTGTACATACTCTATTTCCACACAATTAGAATAAAACTCAAAGCAC of Daucus carota subsp. sativus chromosome 3, DH1 v3.0, whole genome shotgun sequence contains these proteins:
- the LOC108212277 gene encoding uncharacterized protein LOC108212277, translating into MIQGYKALKRRKIAKAPKKRGHGTSTCYSTEIATQPGYIKPLTMVDDRSRNSSNTEDMDTDSPMSAVTYLQETLQIPQNTNECNKVQESESFRAVAANMVVGSLTPDSTPSSVQEKETRFDASYFSEDSDSDMDSADVDNFFDDEFDDQSHVEPDSENINQNESNLQKKCRRGSKYLIPEEYATLGGLSKRCTSCNAMMWHEERVNKNVTKGKPLFSICCRKGEVKLPEPLPTPVYLLNLYQDKDQGADFHRGIRLYNAMFAFTSAGGNVDHSINKGRGPYIYRLYGQNHHVFGSLIPDDGDTPKFCQLYIYDTANEVSNRLRWVDVSDEQPVHAEVFDGLMQMLDDTNELVKKFRTARDRWENNDICDLKVELKVCRAQNGRENHVSASNEVAGVMVGSTSNTTPVHDITIEPKFGKLQRVSYIHPKFMALQYPLLFPNGEDGYHDKIPFQSADLSNLKVRDFISMKDYYAYRFQIRPNHSLTTRLGGRLFQQYVVDAFSSIEQTRLYWFRKNQRILRNELYSHICDSVRKGDLSGSNVGKGVILPAGFVGSKRYMQQNFQDALAVCRQVGHPDIFLTMTTNPLWDEIQKMMHYLLEFQKRGLPHVHMLIWLDSKSKVYLKNNVDKFISAEIPNPIKDPVGYAAVKYSARTTFYESGFPVYRRRRQNITVNVRNAELDNQWVVPYNRDLLVKYQCHMHIKICCHARSLKYLFKYCLKGHDTTTVHVTGKKKRASNQDPDKAIDEIDAYFDGRYICGAKSAYKIFGFPIHHRTISVERLPFHLPGQKSCTFHSNQPLDKVADREKNRLSKLEAFFQLCTTNVDAQKYTYPEIPEHFVWDDGQRKWNPRKESLRTVNGICYDSFRDACKEYGFLDDDKEWHEVLNQCANGGLPPQIRQLFVHIIVNCKVTDLFQLWSSNWKQMVDDTILERRRLNNDDPLMLDDKQLQFYALAKIDDLLRSIGKSLKNFPQLPQPPENYLNHGSNNLILEETNYNINEMEKENHRLLSTINDEQLNVYNAILESVGKNEGGLYFVHGSGGCGKTFLWRTLISKLRSQGDIVLPVASSGIAATLMPRGRTAHSRFKIPIVLDELSVCAIGNKSDIAELIRHTKLIIRDEAPMQHRFTFECLDRSLRDIMRCVDESRVALPFGGITVVLGGDFRQILPVIPHGDRAEILAACITRSRLWNICKIFILERNMRLNNGSSQAEVDELNEFAKWVLAAGDGRLEGDEEAKSLFVEDGIQVPLQFCDLEIDNTVENMIHSIYPDFADNSTNAKYLSERAILTPTNQTVGHLNSLIVDIIPGDAATYYSVDSAEDFGGTDDDLKSAFPVEYLNSLSVPGLPAHDLKLKVGAVVMLMRNLNQTLGLCNGTRMIVTKCLKFCVECEVIYGSFAGTRHFIPRMELSPSDSPVFTHGQFYVAVSRVTSPAGLKVFIDDDRGFPTSITQNVVYTEVFYALPK
- the LOC108212278 gene encoding uncharacterized protein LOC108212278, with translation MVLIDDSNDRIHAFANSKYCDDLVKDIKEGEVYVISNFKVKDYLGDEKYRAVRNKKHIYFTAHTQFKKCTNGGLQIENYAFDLFHLEDIGKLADDNRFLIDMVGKVKNVQELIKIKKNDVEKSLFKFEISNGSSSVPVTFFDEFGQLVEKQFGSLDAKNLYVIISCAKVGRYEGHVCYSIIFPTLCWTEKKKEPVKPSVQGLHLLE